A part of Drosophila bipectinata strain 14024-0381.07 chromosome 3L, DbipHiC1v2, whole genome shotgun sequence genomic DNA contains:
- the Cpr76Bc gene encoding uncharacterized protein Cpr76Bc, giving the protein MRLYITTHSPSLAILLALVCLLPRLPAIDAVRGGAAVVVADDDDDETMEYAPQYEHPGYAFSYGVKDLHTGDVKSQWESRDGDGVKGHYSILEPDGSIRTVHYTADAKKGFNAIVKTVGANSHPITETPEGSNQLNDDTSQSKINHYSKDQEHIVLSSDIKPLKKPIEDLTHSHPKIPSLIEIKPHARIKQVPMDMDPGIRDRLQQARETYYKQIAAAHRERELERERERDRERDDYSQKLQPAFALQEGDWKAVIVNEPKEYRPYYSPGSPVHSQHPYYDHYKPKELPQNYIHKPSVPQQSLHTSYSPSKPRVSISDNHIHQKKVVNTTPGLKHYKYKSVSKSYARPDYSSYFHRKPKKLRPLHPKQKPRAHRPEKQGPVLFPDIQEDDFDDFEEDEQGAASASLVESMVRQDKKHMVPMYAGGHSFKSNSYRTLEGL; this is encoded by the exons TGTGGTCGccgacgacgatgatgatgaaacCATGGAGTATGCCCCACAATAT GAACATCCTGGCTATGCCTTTAGCTATGGCGTCAAGGATCTGCATACTGGCGATGTCAAGTCCCAGTGGGAATCCCGGGATGGCGATGGCGTCAAGGGACACTATAGTATCCTCGAACCCGATGGTTCCATTCGCACTGTTCACTATACGGCGGATGCCAAGAAGGGTTTCAATGCCATTGTCAAGACGGTGGGCGCTAATTCGCATCCGATCACAGAGACCCCGGAGGGCAGCAATCAACTTAACGACGACACCTCGCAGTCGAAGATCAATCACTACAGCAAGGATCAGGAGCACATTGTCCTGAGCTCTGACATCAAGCCTCTGAAGAAGCCCATTGAGGACTTGACGCATTCGCACCCGAAGATCCCCAGCCTGATTGAGATCAAGCCCCATGCCAGGATCAAGCAGGTGCCTATGGACATGGATCCGGGTATTAGGGACCGACTCCAGCAGGCCAGGGAAACGTACTACAAGCAGATCGCCGCCGCCCATAGGGAAAGGGAACTGGAGAGGGAGCGGGAACGAGACCGCGAACGAGATGACTATTCCCAGAAACTCCAACCGGCTTTTGCTCTTCAGGAGGGCGACTGGAAGGCGGTGATCGTGAACGAGCCCAAGGAGTACCGTCCTTATTATAGCCCAGGATCTCCCGTCCACTCGCAGCATCCTTACTACGACCACTACAAGCCCAAGGAGCTGCCCCAGAACTACATCCACAAGCCGTCGGTGCCACAACAGTCCCTGCACACCAGCTACTCCCCCTCGAAGCCACGGGTCAGCATCTCCGACAACCACATCCACCAGAAGAAGGTGGTGAATACCACGCCCGGCCTGAAGCACTACAAGTACAAGAGCGTTTCCAAGAGCTATGCCCGTCCCGACTACTCCAGCTACTTCCACCGCAAACCCAAGAAGCTGCGTCCCCTGCATCCCAAGCAGAAGCCACGCGCCCACCGCCCCGAAAAGCAAGGACCTGTCCTCTTCCCCGACATTCAGGAGGACGATTTCGACGATTTCGAGGAGGACGAGCAGGGAGCAGCCTCGGCCAGTCTGGTGGAGAGCATGGTGCGCCAGGATAAGAAGCACATGGTCCCCATGTACGCGGGAGGACACAGCTTCAAATCGAACAGCTATCGCACTTTGGAAGGGCTGTAG
- the Cpr76Bd gene encoding ice-structuring glycoprotein, translated as MKFHLIALLGWLGAVLADPSPTLAPPILPCVHAATAGYSYPPPAEVKFSITPGVTKYSQTPAISTYSENGKLLHTSVGTGGASYESTVGLEGLSHGGITQIDKYIAPVQKSLFTPSAEYGAGITYAEKSPAAKYATVVPSGIEIKNLVSPALTKTLLTAPKLDNAYLPPSPGLTKVATYTSPGYSYSSATPGISKVATYSSPAPSSIPYYAPPVTTKVATYSSPGYTYSKATPGYSKVETYSSPGYSYGQISPGIAKIATYSPSESYSAPAIAKVSTYSAPAVKLATTSSLLASHGTGYSASYAPTITKYSQAADVSHQYFSKPIVAAYPGPALVAPAVTKIAAGYGGTASGAVSHQYVSKPAVAIAAPAIAKVATYAAPALSTYATAPAISKVATYGAPSISTYSSAPAVTKLATSYGGSGLGYSSGAVSHQYVSKPAVAIAAAPAIAKVATYSAPAISTYSSAPAISKIAAIAAPTVSTYSSGPLVSKVATGYGISGSGAVSHQYVSKPAVATISAAPAIAKVATYAAPAVSTYATAPAISKVATSYGGSGAGYSSGAVSHQYVSKPAVATISAAPAISKVATYASPVISTYSSAPVVTKLATGYGASGHGAVSHQYVSKPAVATISAAPAIAKVATYAAPAVSTYATAPAVSKIATYAAPAVATKIAYSQAADVSHQYISKPIVAAYPAAAPALVAPAVTKIPSYGGSGHGAVSHQYVSKPAVATIATAPAIAKVATYAAPAISTYSSAPAVTKVSTSYGGSSLGYSSGAAVATISAAPAIAKVATYAAPAISTYSAAPTLTKIATSYGGSGHGAVSHQYVSKPAIAVAPVAPVAPLISKTYLPAAPALTLQPAKLATGYGVSGSGAVSHQYVSKPAVATISAAPAIAKVASYAAPAISTYSTAPAISKIATYGAPAVSTISAAPGYGISGSGAVSHQYVSKPAVATIAAAPAIAKVATYAAPAVSHISTGHAISSGPLLSTYSAAPAIAKVATGYGVSGSGAVSHQYVSKPAPAIAKVTTTYSAPAVSHITTGPAIAKVASPIGLGLGVGYGISGHGHGAALLGAPLTKLTSAPAYSLGGKLTSSTAYGIHAGKLGLGGGLGGGHDGGYYGAISLGHAAVSPALNYQGLLTHGSGLAPATASLGHLDSSLSGYAHGEGGIGPLGAGFYRYAPSVSALSSHAPLAATAYLKSAPVAQPALLKVVPEKHLEHFDAHPRYAFEYAVNDPHTGDNKHQKEERDGDVVKGEYSLVEPDGNVRTVKYYADWETGFHAEVINSRDQGKIVAKRETEAKS; from the exons ATGAAG TTCCATTTGATAGCCCTTTTGGGCTGGCTGGGAGCTGTCCTGGCAGATCCTTCACCAACCTTAGCCCCGCCGATTCTCCCTTGCGTCCACGCGGCCACCGCCGGCTACTCGTATCCTCCTCCGGCTGAGGTGAAGTTCTCCATCACGCCAGGAGTAACCAAGTACAGCCAAACTCCGGCTATCTCCACATACTCGGAGAACGGCAAGCTGCTGCATACCTCGGTGGGCACTGGCGGAGCATCCTACGAGTCCACCGTTGGATTGGAGGGTCTGTCCCACGGTGGCATCACCCAGATCGACAAGTACATAGCTCCGGTGCAGAAATCACTGTTTACTCCGTCAGCGGAGTACGGAGCAGGCATAACCTATGCGGAAAAATCTCCGGCGGCCAAGTACGCAACTGTGGTGCCATCCGGAATAGAGATCAAGAACCTGGTCTCCCCAGCCCTGACCAAAACCTTGCTGACGGCACCCAAGCTGGATAACGCCTATTTGCCGCCGTCTCCGGGTCTCACCAAAGTGGCCACTTACACCTCACCCGGATACAGCTACAGTTCCGCCACTCCGGGTATTTCCAAGGTGGCCACCTACTCTTCCCCAGCTCCCTCGAGCATTCCCTACTATGCCCCACCAGTGACCACAAAGGTGGCGACGTACAGCTCACCCGGATACACATACTCCAAGGCCACGCCTGGATACTCCAAGGTGGAGACTTACTCCTCTCCCGGTTATAGTTACGGTCAGATCTCGCCCGGAATCGCGAAGATAGCCACATACTCGCCGTCAGAATCCTACTCTGCGCCAGCCATTGCCAAGGTATCCACCTACTCGGCTCCGGCAGTTAAATTGGCGACCACCTCATCCCTGCTCGCCTCTCACGGAACAGGCTACTCCGCCAGCTACGCTCCCACGATCACCAAGTACAGTCAGGCGGCGGACGTGTCCCACCAGTACTTCTCCAAGCCCATTGTGGCCGCGTATCCGGGTCCTGCTTTGGTAGCCCCAGCTGTCACTAAGATAGCCGCGGGCTACGGAGGCACTGCCTCTGGTGCCGTTTCCCATCAGTATGTATCGAAGCCGGCAGTAGCAATTGCTGCTCCTGCTATTGCGAAGGTTGCTACCTATGCTGCTCCAGCCCTGTCCACATACGCCACTGCTCCTGCCATTTCCAAGGTGGCCACATATGGTGCTCCCTCTATTTCCACCTATTCCTCCGCTCCGGCGGTTACCAAATTGGCCACTTCCTATGGAGGCAGTGGGTTGGGCTATAGTTCCGGAGCTGTTTCCCATCAATATGTGTCCAAACCGGCTGTGGCCATTGCCGCTGCTCCTGCTATCGCTAAGGTGGCCACCTACTCGGCTCCAGCGATATCAACCTACTCCAGTGCTCCAGCCATCTCAAAAATAGCCGCCATTGCTGCACCCACTGTGTCCACATACTCGTCCGGACCACTGGTCTCTAAAGTAGCCACTGGCTATGGTATTAGTGGATCTGGAGCGGTATCGCACCAGTATGTGTCGAAGCCCGCTGTGGCCACCATTTCGGCTGCTCCAGCCATTGCAAAGGTAGCCACCTATGCCGCCCCAGCAGTGTCAACCTACGCCACTGCGCCGGCTATTTCCAAA GTGGCCACCTCCTATGGTGGTAGCGGGGCAGGATACAGTTCGGGTGCTGTTTCCCACCAATATGTATCCAAGCCGGCAGTGGCCACCATCTCAGCCGCACCTGCCATCTCCAAAGTGGCTACCTATGCATCTCCGGTTATTTCCACTTACTCCTCAGCGCCAGTGGTGACGAAACTGGCCACCGGCTATGGAGCATCTGGCCACGGAGCTGTGTCCCATCAATATGTGTCCAAGCCAGCTGTGGCTACCATCTCTGCGGCTCCCGCCATTGCCAAGGTGGCCACCTATGCTGCTCCTGCAGTGTCTACCTACGCCACTGCTCCTGCCGTCTCCAAAATAGCCACCTATGCCGCTCCAGCGGTGGCCACCAAGATCGCCTACAGCCAGGCGGCGGATGTTTCCCACCAATACATCTCCAAGCCGATTGTGGCCGCCTACCCTGCCGCGGCTCCTGCCTTGGTGGCTCCAGCAGTGACCAAGATTCCCAGCTATGGAGGATCCGGCCATGGTGCCGTTTCCCATCAGTATGTGTCCAAACCGGCAGTGGCCACAATTGCCACAGCTCCTGCCATTGCTAAAGTAGCAACCTATGCTGCTCCTGCCATTTCCACCTACTCCTCTGCTCCTGCGGTAACCAAAGTATCCACTTCTTATGGAGGAAGTAGTTTGGGCTACAGCTCGGGAGCTGCAGTGGCCACTATATCGGCAGCTCCTGCTATTGCCAAGGTGGCGACCTACGCTGCTCCGGCCATCTCTACTTACTCCGCTGCTCCCACTCTCACCAAGATCGCCACGAGCTATGGAGGATCAGGCCATGGCGCCGTCTCCCATCAGTATGTGTCCAAGCCGGCCATCGCTGTTGCTCCAGTGGCTCCTGTGGCACCTCTAATCTCCAAGACCTACCTACCAGCAGCTCCTGCTTTGACTCTCCAGCCCGCGAAATTGGCCACAGGATACGGAGTAAGTGGCTCCGGTGCTGTGTCTCATCAATACGTGTCCAAGCCAGCAGTAGCCACCATCTCTGCTGCTCCTGCCATTGCAAAGGTTGCTAGCTATGCTGCTCCTGCCATCTCCACCTACTCCACTGCTCCGGCCATCTCGAAAATTGCCACCTACGGTGCTCCAGCAGTTTCCACCATCTCGGCTGCTCCCGGCTATGGTATCAGTGGCTCTGGTGCGGTATCCCATCAGTATGTTTCCAAGCCAGCTGTGGCAACTATTGCAGCGGCTCCTGCCATAGCCAAAGTGGCCACCTATGCAGCTCCAGCTGTGAGCCACATATCAACAGGACACGCCATCTCCTCGGGACCTCTTTTGTCCACCTACTCTGCTGCTCCCGCCATTGCCAAAGTGGCCACTGGCTATGGAGTTAGTGGCTCCGGAGCTGTCTCCCATCAGTATGTGTCCAAGCCGGCTCCTGCCATCGCCAAGGTGACCACCACATACTCTGCTCCTGCAGTGAGCCACATCACCACAGGACCTGCCATCGCAAAGGTGGCTTCTCCCATCGGTTTGGGCTTGGGCGTCGGCTATGGCATCAGTGGCCACGGACATGGAGCAGCCTTGCTGGGAGCTCCTCTGACCAAGTTGACGTCTGCTCCTGCCTATTCCCTGGGAGGAAAGTTGACGAGCAGCACTGCCTATGGCATTCATGCGG GTAAACTTGGTCTGGGTGGAGGTCTTGGTGGAGGTCACGATGGTGGCTACTACGGTGCCATTTCCCTCGGACATGCTGCCGTTTCTCCAGCCCTTAACTATCAGGGTCTGCTGACCCACGGATCCGGATTGGCTCCAGCTACCGCCTCGCTGGGACACCTGGACTCCTCGTTGAGTGGCTACGCCCATGGAGAAGGTGGCATTGGACCTCTGGGTGCGGGTTTCTACCGCTATGCTCCCAGTGTATCGGCTCTTAGCAGTCACGCCCCGCTGGCGGCTACCGCCTACCTAAAATCCGCCCCTGTGGCCCAGCCAGCTCTGCTGAAGGTGGTGCCCGAGAAGCACCTGGAGCACTTT GATGCTCATCCTCGTTATGCCTTCGAGTATGCCGTAAACGATCCACACACCGGCGACAACAAGCACCAGAAGGAGGAGCGGGACGGAGACGTGGTCAAGGGCGAGTACTCCCTGGTGGAGCCCGACGGAAATGTCCGCACCGTAAAGTACTACGCCGACTGGGAGACGGGTTTCCACGCCGAGGTCATCAACAGTCGCGATCAGGGCAAGATTGTGGCCAAGCGTGAAACGGAAGCCAAGTCGTGA